CTTCATCTCTATCCCCCTCCTTCCACTTCCtatttctctccttccccagatGCCAGTAAAGAAAGCAACACAATAAGAACAGAAAATGCTGCCACTAGCCACTGCTTTCAGTACTGGAACCAGCTCTTTCCCTTGTTCTTTAAAAGGAAACCCCACCTTCCGGGATGTATGATGCTCTTGATTTAAACCTTCTttagttttcttttgttctttccttttttcctaaGGAGCAATGTAAGTTTACAGTGAAATGCTGCCAACATCACTCTACTTCTGACAGTAAGACAGAAATATCTGCATTTCCCACCTGACTGCTAATCACTGGTTGCCATGACCCATCTGTAAGATACTGGATCTGAGGATACACTCAGGAAGCTTTATACTCCTGATCTGTTAATTATATTGGAAATCCATATAGTCGAGGTACTTCTACTACAATCATGTAGAGAGATAATAAGTATTTATAAATTCATCCGATAATGATAATTGGAGTGGTCATGCTGGACTTGGCCCTTAGTCTCAGCTAGGCAGGGCAAGGAAAACACCCCTCTTCAGGGGGATGGTGATGCTTAAGTTTTAATTATCAATAAAATAacccttattttccttttaaagtacCATATTATAGTCTTAGTCTATGTTTTAACGAGGTACAAGAACATTAAGCCCCAAAAGTGTGTGtgccacatctgtaaaatgtttcttttgagTTAACCCTGGAAGTAACATTCATGAATGGAAACCGCACTATATTCTAATCTTCCTGGAAATAAATTGTTGATGCAAACCAagattttctctctcctctcgtGTGTGTTGTATTAATAGACTGTTCAGACTGTGGCTTCAACACATGGCATAGAAAAACAGTACGTGTAAAATTCCCTGTTCTGTACCATCTCATTCAGATCCTCTCTTGTTCTTATGCTTCCCGTCTCCTATAACATAAACATGCACCTTTGTTCATTCTCATATAGGTTTGTAGCCCTCCCCCCAGTTCTGAAAGAGGTTATTTGGAACTGACCATTTCTTTCTTGGTTCTGTTCCTCTGGTGTCCAAAACAACGTGTGAGGCCATTCACCATGCTAGTGTTACAATCCCTTTCCATCACACTGAGTTCACTTAATAGAGTATGTTTGATTAGTAGAGTTCATCATAGCTTTTCTCACTAGATGTGATTAGCACAAGCATCTCCTATCTGATTTCACCACCTCTTCTGAAGAGTGCACTACGTTCGGTACAAACCCACTCTTTaccccttcccagccctcctgGATCgaaatttccccccttttaacAAGCTCGTATATATCTCGAGTCAGGTCAGTGAAGGCCTTCTCCACGTTAATGGCATCCCGAGCAGATGTCTCAATGTACTTCATGCCATATGCAGCAGCCAGTTTCTCAGCCTCGTGTCTAGTGACTTGCCGCTGTGTGTCAAGGTCGCATTTGTGACCTACCAAAACGAAGACAATCTGGTAGGGCTGGACGTGCACCTTTGTCTCTTCTAGCCACTCATGGACGTTCTGGAAGGACCTGCGGTTTGTAATGTCAAATAAGAGGAGCCCGCCTACTGAGTTTCTGTAGTAGGCTCTGGTGATGGATCTGAAAAAGAACCCCCCCCGCCCAACAAGAAAGTAAAGATCATTTTAGAAGTTGAACATTTTGGGGGCAAGTTTTGTCcttttgttggtggtggttgaaattttcattttcccaaacatttttgaccagctctatttgcTAGCAGGTAGTTGGGTTCAAAGATTTATAGGCAAGAAGGGGTCATTATGATCGtgtaggctgacctcctgcataacaggccAAAAGAATTTCACCTGATAATTTCTGCTTCAAACCCACAACTTCTCTTTGACCTATaacatctcttttagaaagacagccaGTATTGACTTACAGACTTCAGATGACAGAGAATGCACCACTTCCTTTGAtaggttgttccaatggttagtccccctcactgttaaaaattactgccttatttctactctgaatttgtgtagcttcagcTTTCAGTCTGTGCCTTTGTCTGCCatctcagaaatctcttccccaggtacaccatgatcaagtcacttcATGTTTAGAGCCACTGTACCATACCCCTTCCCTAAAAGGGGTCTTTTTGGAACCAAGCACTCAGCAGGTTCTAGCTTTTTGTAAggcaaagagggtgttttcaaaGGTCTGCAGTGGAGTTGGAAGCCAGAGCCTAGAaacagtgtgaaaaatcagaggcATCATGTGCACACACATATGCACTTTCATTCTCTTATGGCTGCTGTAATGGCTTGTGGTAGAGGCATGACAGCCAACACATTGCTAAGGAACATTCAAGCCGCTCTCTGGTGCAACACCTGCTTGAAGCAAGGTGTTGGGGACAGGGATATTATTGATTGTTAGCAATGATACGGTTTAATAATAATGCTGGTTGAAAATATGAGGAACAAATTCCACTGACACTATTGTCCCttttgg
This genomic interval from Malaclemys terrapin pileata isolate rMalTer1 chromosome 9, rMalTer1.hap1, whole genome shotgun sequence contains the following:
- the RAB39B gene encoding ras-related protein Rab-39B, with translation MEAIWLYQFRLIVIGDSTVGKSCLIRRFTEGRFAQVSDPTVGVDFFSRLVEIEPGKRIKLQIWDTAGQERFRSITRAYYRNSVGGLLLFDITNRRSFQNVHEWLEETKVHVQPYQIVFVLVGHKCDLDTQRQVTRHEAEKLAAAYGMKYIETSARDAINVEKAFTDLTRDIYELVKRGEISIQEGWEGVKSGFVPNVVHSSEEVVKSDRRCLC